A window from Mya arenaria isolate MELC-2E11 chromosome 9, ASM2691426v1 encodes these proteins:
- the LOC128246038 gene encoding M-phase inducer phosphatase cdc-25.3-like → MRKKLPVDHDLKSEQTALEDIFYKNFNQRRTDVNDLYHDQKRRRTSEVHPKSSQIYDVITNESRSSTAVDELRPCGRWVTGQRAHDLDRQTQGSHGHFARNGLHPELPKRDNVSSEKNHVIVFHCEFSSERGPNMYRHLRSLDRESNKDSNPQLNFPEVYLLEGGYKEFYHQFQLEGSANVRNCSHA, encoded by the exons ATGAGGAAGAAGCTTCCCGTTGACCACGATCTGAAATCAGAGCAAACAGCATTGGAGGATATTTTCTACAAGAACTTCAACCAACGTAGGACTGACGTCAATGACCTTTACCATGATCAAAAAAGACGTCGAACTTCTGAGGTGCATCCGAAGTCATCCCAAATCTATGACGTCATCACAAATGAGAGCCGATCGTCTACGGCTGTCGACGAACTCCGACCTTGTGGCAGATGGGTCACGGGACAACGGGCTCATGACCTTGACCGGCAAACACAAGGATCGCATGGCCATTTTGCCAGAAACG GACTCCATCCGGAACTTCCTAAACGAGACAACGTCTCATCAGAAAAGAATCACGTGATCGTTTTTCACTGCGAGTTCTCATCAGAACGAGGCCCGAATATGTACCGCCATCTTAGATCGCTGGATCGTGAATCGAACAAGGATTCTAACCCACAACTGAACTTCCCAGAGGTTTACCTCTTGGAAGGCGGATACAAGGAGTTTTATCACCAGTTCCAG CTGGAAGGGAGTGCAAATGTAAGGAACTGCTCACACGCATGA